A genomic segment from Bosea sp. OAE506 encodes:
- a CDS encoding cytochrome b/b6, with protein sequence MSGHSSYVPKTGFERWLDARLPIIRLAHDSAVSYPVPRNLNYFWTFGGILMFMLVAQIVTGVILVMHYTPQATLAFNSVEHIMRDVNYGWLLRYLHSNGASMFFLAVYIHIFRGLYYGSYKAPREVLWILGVIILLLMMATAFMGYVLPWGQMSFWGATVITNLFSALPVIGETIVTFLWGGYSVDNPTLNRFFSLHYLLPFMIFGVVILHVWALHHVGQNNPTGVEVKNVAKDTVPFTPYATVKDLFAMVCFIFVFSYFVFYQPNFLGHADNYIPANPAVTPAHIVPEWYFLPFYAILRAVPDKLGGVIAMGAAIVVLAFLPWIDSSKVKSMSYRPIARQLFWAFAVVCIGLGYLGAMPAEGGYVIASQVFTVLYFGYFVALFVVGLFERPKALPNSIADSVLGTLQGGSGARMGTAVAAEPNAKG encoded by the coding sequence ATGAGTGGTCACAGCTCCTACGTCCCGAAGACAGGTTTCGAGCGCTGGCTCGATGCGCGTCTGCCGATCATCCGCCTCGCGCACGATTCCGCGGTGTCCTATCCGGTGCCGCGTAACCTGAACTATTTCTGGACCTTCGGCGGCATCCTGATGTTCATGCTGGTGGCCCAGATCGTCACCGGCGTCATCCTGGTGATGCACTACACGCCGCAGGCGACGCTGGCGTTCAACTCCGTCGAGCACATCATGCGCGACGTGAACTATGGTTGGCTGCTGCGCTACCTGCACTCCAACGGCGCCTCGATGTTCTTCCTGGCGGTCTACATCCACATCTTCCGCGGCCTCTATTACGGCTCCTACAAGGCCCCGCGCGAGGTGCTCTGGATCCTCGGCGTCATCATCCTGCTGCTGATGATGGCCACCGCCTTCATGGGCTATGTGCTGCCCTGGGGTCAGATGTCCTTCTGGGGCGCGACCGTCATCACCAACCTGTTCTCGGCGCTGCCGGTGATCGGCGAGACGATCGTGACCTTCCTGTGGGGCGGCTACTCGGTCGACAACCCGACGCTGAACCGGTTCTTCTCGCTGCACTACCTGCTGCCCTTCATGATCTTCGGCGTGGTCATCCTCCACGTCTGGGCGCTGCATCACGTCGGCCAGAACAACCCGACCGGCGTCGAGGTGAAGAACGTCGCCAAGGACACCGTGCCGTTCACGCCCTATGCGACGGTCAAGGACCTGTTCGCGATGGTGTGCTTCATCTTCGTGTTCTCCTATTTCGTCTTCTACCAGCCGAACTTCCTCGGCCATGCCGACAACTACATCCCGGCCAATCCGGCCGTGACGCCGGCGCACATCGTCCCCGAATGGTACTTCCTGCCGTTCTACGCGATCCTGCGCGCGGTGCCGGACAAGCTCGGCGGCGTCATCGCCATGGGCGCGGCCATCGTGGTGCTCGCCTTCCTGCCCTGGATCGACAGCTCCAAGGTCAAGTCGATGAGCTACCGTCCGATCGCCCGCCAGCTCTTCTGGGCCTTCGCCGTGGTTTGCATCGGCCTCGGCTATCTCGGCGCGATGCCGGCGGAGGGCGGTTACGTCATCGCCTCGCAGGTCTTCACCGTGCTGTATTTCGGCTACTTCGTGGCGCTCTTCGTCGTCGGCCTGTTCGAGCGGCCCAAGGCGCTGCCGAACTCCATCGCCGACTCCGTGCTCGGCACGCTGCAGGGTGGATCGGGTGCGCGCATGGGCACCGCGGTCGCCGCCGAACCCAACGCCAAGGGCTGA
- a CDS encoding S-methyl-5'-thioadenosine phosphorylase has protein sequence MSEAVLGIIGGSGIYDLPGLSDLREERIESPWGEPSDVLRIGRIGKTKIVFLPRHGRGHAIPPSEINYRANIDVMKRAGVTDLVSLSACGSYKAELYPGLFVLVDQFVDRTSGRASSFFGRGCAAHVSVAHPVGPALQGLIAEAATAEGLPFVRGGTLVTMEGPQFSTYAESMTYKTLGYDLIGMTAMPEAKLAREAEITYATVAMVTDYDCWHEEHGPVDVAAVVKVLHENADKAKRLVARLAADFPPERVPCPAGSHNALDNALITAPEMRDPALLAKLDAVAGRLLKAD, from the coding sequence ATGAGCGAAGCGGTATTGGGGATCATCGGCGGGTCGGGCATCTACGACCTGCCGGGGCTGAGCGACCTGCGCGAGGAGCGCATCGAAAGCCCCTGGGGCGAGCCGTCCGACGTGCTGCGGATCGGCCGGATAGGCAAGACGAAGATCGTCTTTCTCCCCCGCCATGGCCGCGGCCACGCGATCCCGCCCTCGGAGATCAACTACCGCGCCAATATCGATGTGATGAAGCGGGCCGGTGTGACCGATCTCGTGTCGCTATCCGCCTGCGGTTCCTACAAGGCCGAGCTCTATCCGGGGCTGTTCGTGCTGGTCGACCAGTTCGTCGACCGCACCAGCGGCCGGGCCTCCTCCTTCTTCGGAAGGGGCTGCGCCGCCCATGTCTCCGTCGCCCACCCGGTCGGGCCGGCGCTGCAGGGGCTGATCGCGGAAGCCGCTACGGCGGAGGGCCTGCCCTTCGTGCGCGGCGGCACGCTGGTGACGATGGAAGGGCCGCAATTCTCCACCTACGCGGAATCCATGACCTACAAGACGCTGGGCTACGACCTGATCGGCATGACGGCGATGCCCGAGGCCAAGCTCGCCCGCGAGGCCGAGATCACCTATGCGACGGTCGCGATGGTCACCGACTATGACTGCTGGCACGAGGAGCATGGGCCGGTCGATGTCGCCGCCGTGGTCAAGGTGCTGCACGAGAATGCCGACAAGGCGAAGCGGCTGGTGGCGCGGCTGGCGGCCGATTTCCCGCCGGAGCGCGTGCCCTGTCCCGCCGGCTCGCACAACGCGCTCGACAATGCCCTCATCACCGCGCCCGAAATGCGCGATCCCGCCCTGCTCGCCAAGCTCGACGCCGTGGCGGGTCGCCTCCTGAAAGCGGACTGA
- a CDS encoding cytochrome c1 yields MSKMLVRSAAFGLMLAALPLTAQAAGERVEPPALSWSFSGPFGKFDRAQLQRGYKVFKEVCANCHAASLLKFRNLAQPGGPEFSAGQVTALAATYQVKDGPNETGEMFERPGRPADAFPSPFPNEQAARAANGGAYPLDLSVIAKARTYERGFPRFVFDIFTQYQEQGPDYIAALLTGYKDPPPEGVTLLPGQYYNTYMPGHLIAMPNPLNDGQVEFPKGADGQPQVPETAKQYAKDVTAFLMWAAEPHLEARKRTGMQVMLFLLIFGGLLYYTKKKVWSRMPDGTPAH; encoded by the coding sequence ATGAGCAAGATGTTGGTTCGTTCGGCCGCTTTCGGCCTCATGCTCGCCGCCCTGCCGCTGACGGCGCAGGCCGCCGGCGAGCGCGTCGAGCCGCCGGCGCTGAGCTGGTCGTTCTCGGGGCCCTTCGGCAAGTTCGACCGGGCGCAGCTGCAGCGCGGCTACAAGGTCTTCAAGGAGGTCTGTGCCAACTGCCACGCGGCCTCGCTGCTGAAGTTCCGCAACCTCGCGCAACCCGGCGGCCCGGAGTTCTCTGCCGGCCAGGTTACGGCGCTGGCCGCGACCTACCAGGTCAAGGACGGCCCCAATGAGACGGGCGAGATGTTCGAGCGGCCCGGCCGCCCGGCCGACGCCTTCCCGTCGCCCTTCCCGAACGAGCAGGCGGCGCGGGCCGCCAACGGTGGCGCCTACCCGCTCGACCTCTCGGTGATCGCAAAGGCGCGCACCTATGAGCGCGGCTTCCCCCGCTTCGTCTTCGACATCTTCACCCAGTACCAGGAGCAGGGGCCGGACTACATCGCCGCGCTGCTGACGGGGTACAAGGACCCGCCGCCCGAGGGCGTGACGCTTCTGCCGGGCCAGTACTACAACACCTATATGCCCGGCCATCTGATCGCGATGCCGAACCCGCTCAATGACGGCCAGGTCGAGTTCCCGAAGGGCGCCGACGGCCAGCCGCAGGTTCCGGAGACCGCCAAGCAGTACGCCAAGGACGTCACGGCCTTCCTGATGTGGGCGGCCGAGCCGCATCTCGAGGCGCGCAAGCGCACGGGCATGCAGGTGATGCTGTTCCTGCTCATCTTCGGCGGGCTGCTCTACTACACGAAGAAGAAGGTCTGGTCGCGCATGCCCGACGGCACGCCCGCCCACTGA